The following proteins are encoded in a genomic region of Dialister hominis:
- a CDS encoding IS1182 family transposase has product MKNNNTSNHFTAEQGILPMFPSEILNVDDPVLMYDRFMEEIDLKKYLRYIPTRGAGRPRYNPVNMLKTIIYGFAEEGYCSFRKLEDNCRVNIRYMYLMNYEAPSYRTFCHFVKGFLKYSLKDIFYSITKELCGKLNVDLQHIYIDGSKFEANANKYSWVWKKSAEKSRYKHFAKITSLFELLNDDLKYDHMSVNINTEYAPDYLRLVLDKLKEIWQIDETAFVHGSGHRKSDHQRKYEQLKAYTSKLEEYVEKIQICGTSRNSYSKTDTDATFMRIKSDYMGNDQLLPAYNVQIGVADEFIAVIDVNQYRSDMDCFVPLMEEFHEVYGAYPKYPVADAGYGSFNNYIYCEQHGMEKYMKFPMYKKETKDKKYHTNPFRPINFRVDENGTIRCPNDRAFKFIYRHLVRGNLYGRQEEVFECEDCQGCPLAEQCKKTPKNKRISLSRERNNMYQEVQDNLESIHGALLRMNRSIQAEGTFGIMKHDRWYKRIVRKGIDSVKAELYLVALGYNLRKYITKIMRIRIAA; this is encoded by the coding sequence ATGAAAAATAACAACACTAGCAATCATTTTACCGCAGAACAAGGCATTTTGCCAATGTTTCCCTCTGAGATTCTCAATGTCGATGATCCTGTTTTAATGTATGACAGATTTATGGAGGAAATCGATCTTAAAAAGTACCTTCGTTACATACCGACGCGTGGCGCTGGCAGACCCAGGTATAATCCCGTCAACATGCTGAAAACGATCATCTATGGTTTCGCAGAAGAAGGATATTGCTCTTTTAGAAAACTTGAAGATAATTGCAGGGTTAATATCAGATATATGTACCTGATGAATTATGAAGCCCCATCCTATCGGACATTCTGTCATTTCGTGAAGGGCTTTCTTAAGTATTCTCTCAAGGATATCTTTTATTCAATTACGAAAGAACTCTGCGGCAAACTCAACGTGGATTTGCAGCATATATATATTGACGGTTCCAAGTTTGAAGCGAACGCAAATAAATACAGCTGGGTATGGAAGAAATCCGCTGAAAAATCCCGCTACAAGCATTTTGCCAAGATTACCAGCCTTTTTGAGTTACTCAATGATGATCTTAAGTATGACCATATGAGTGTAAACATCAATACAGAATACGCTCCGGACTATCTGCGTCTGGTATTGGATAAATTAAAAGAAATCTGGCAGATTGATGAGACGGCCTTTGTTCATGGAAGCGGGCATCGCAAGTCCGATCATCAACGCAAGTATGAGCAGCTTAAGGCATATACATCAAAACTTGAAGAATATGTTGAGAAGATACAGATATGCGGTACTTCCAGAAACAGTTATTCGAAGACCGATACGGATGCAACATTCATGCGAATCAAGTCGGACTACATGGGAAATGATCAGCTTCTGCCTGCATACAATGTCCAAATAGGTGTTGCCGATGAATTTATTGCCGTAATTGATGTTAACCAGTATCGTTCAGATATGGATTGCTTCGTACCGCTGATGGAGGAATTCCACGAAGTCTATGGGGCTTATCCTAAGTATCCTGTGGCAGATGCAGGATATGGATCTTTCAACAATTACATCTATTGCGAGCAGCACGGTATGGAAAAGTATATGAAATTCCCCATGTACAAGAAAGAAACGAAAGACAAGAAATACCATACCAATCCGTTTCGGCCAATAAACTTTAGAGTTGATGAGAATGGAACCATCCGTTGTCCAAATGACAGGGCTTTCAAATTTATCTATAGACATCTGGTCAGAGGGAACTTATACGGCAGGCAGGAGGAAGTATTTGAATGCGAAGACTGCCAAGGATGCCCGCTGGCAGAGCAATGTAAAAAGACCCCGAAGAACAAAAGAATCTCATTGAGCAGAGAACGGAATAACATGTACCAGGAGGTTCAGGATAATCTGGAAAGCATCCATGGAGCCCTGCTAAGAATGAACCGGTCAATCCAGGCTGAAGGAACTTTTGGAATCATGAAACATGACAGATGGTACAAAAGAATCGTCAGAAAAGGGATAGATTCTGTAAAAGCCGAGTTATACCTGGTAGCACTTGGCTATAATTTAAGGAAATACATCACAAAAATAATGCGTATAAGGATTGCCGCCTAA